The Puntigrus tetrazona isolate hp1 chromosome 4, ASM1883169v1, whole genome shotgun sequence genome includes a window with the following:
- the LOC122343131 gene encoding gastrula zinc finger protein XlCGF7.1-like produces the protein MSLHTGVRLYNCKACGKSFSCKGNLNTHTRIHTGEKPYMCDQCGKSFRFKATLTYHMSIHSRETRFLCHQCGRTFADGSLLKVHVTAHGGEKPNMCHHCGKSFTKRYTLKNHIRVHTGEKPFTCAQCGRSFAVKENLRTHKRIHSGVKPFTCQHCGKSFVLKGNFKRHVWRHE, from the coding sequence ATGAGCCTTCACACCGGAGTGAGGCTTTACAACTGCAAGGCGTGTGGGAAGAGCTTCTCGTGCAAAGGGAACCTCAACACCCACACAagaattcacaccggagagaagccctacATGTGCGaccagtgcgggaagagcttcaggTTCAAAGCGACTCTCACCTACCACATGAGCATCCACTCCAGAGAAACCCGTTTCCTCTGCCATCAGTGCGGAAGGACTTTCGCTGACGGCAGCCTTCTCAAGGTTCACGTAACGGCTCACGGCGGAGAGAAGCCGAACATGTGCCATCactgcgggaagagcttcacgaAGCGCTACACCCTTAAGAATCACATTCGggtccacaccggagagaagcccttcaCCTGTGCCCAGTGCGGAAGGAGCTTCGCCGTTAAAGAAAACCTGCGGACTCACAAGAGAATTCACTCTGGGGTCAAGCCGTTCACCTGCCAGCACTGTGGAAAGAGTTTCGTACTGAAGGGAAACTTTAAGAGACACGTGTGGCGTCACGAGTGA